From Thermodesulfobacteriota bacterium, one genomic window encodes:
- a CDS encoding pyridoxamine 5'-phosphate oxidase family protein: MREDIKNMIQVGRHCVLATAADGAPYCSLMSYASDETCRRIYMVTLRNTRKFFNIINNPRVSLLIDSRGTSRPQALTIVGTAREVTAAAEREEAVGLLLAAHPSLEKFIRHPDAAVICVAAGQVVFLDGLTDAHYEAIGGSEI, translated from the coding sequence ATGCGGGAAGATATTAAAAACATGATTCAGGTTGGCCGGCACTGCGTCCTGGCCACGGCCGCCGATGGCGCGCCTTACTGTTCCCTGATGTCCTATGCCTCTGATGAGACCTGCCGCCGGATTTACATGGTAACCCTGCGGAATACCCGCAAGTTTTTCAACATTATCAATAACCCCCGGGTGAGCCTGCTGATCGATTCCCGGGGCACGTCCCGGCCCCAGGCCCTGACCATTGTGGGAACGGCCCGGGAAGTCACGGCAGCGGCGGAACGGGAGGAGGCCGTCGGCCTGCTTCTGGCCGCGCATCCCTCCCTGGAGAAGTTTATCCGTCATCCGGACGCGGCTGTTATTTGCGTCGCGGCCGGTCAGGTGGTCTTTCTGGACGGATTGACGG
- a CDS encoding asparagine synthase-related protein, whose product MASIKEIKANNMNVNRFIADKVREIQEAVGDGLAINALSGGVDSSVVTALGHRALGKNLKTVFIDNGIMREGEPAKVVAAFKKMDIPVEVIDASKAFFAALKGVTDPEDKREAITQTFYKKVFGKLVVKSKARYLLQGTILTDVDETVAGIKRQHNVFAQLGIDPQKVFGYKILEPIIELRKDGVRKVGRGLGLPESIFTRMPFPGPALAARVIGEATPARIALVRKATAIAEAALKDVKAFQCLAILHEDRVTGMRDNRRVFGNQIEIRCWDSLDARKARPTRLPYPVLERIAARITRDIPEVVSVTYNITSKPTSTIEAV is encoded by the coding sequence ATGGCCAGCATCAAAGAAATCAAAGCAAATAATATGAACGTGAACCGGTTTATCGCCGACAAAGTCCGGGAGATTCAGGAAGCGGTCGGCGACGGTCTGGCCATCAACGCCCTGTCCGGGGGGGTCGATTCTTCGGTCGTCACCGCCCTGGGACACCGGGCCCTGGGGAAGAACCTGAAAACTGTTTTTATCGACAACGGCATCATGCGGGAAGGCGAACCGGCCAAAGTCGTGGCCGCGTTCAAGAAGATGGATATCCCGGTCGAGGTCATCGACGCGTCAAAAGCGTTTTTCGCGGCCCTCAAGGGGGTTACCGATCCGGAAGATAAGAGAGAGGCCATTACCCAGACCTTTTACAAGAAAGTCTTCGGCAAGCTGGTGGTCAAAAGCAAGGCCCGATATCTGTTGCAGGGCACCATTCTGACTGATGTGGATGAAACCGTGGCGGGCATCAAGCGGCAGCATAACGTTTTCGCCCAACTGGGCATTGATCCGCAGAAGGTCTTTGGTTACAAAATACTGGAGCCCATCATCGAGTTGCGCAAGGACGGCGTGCGCAAAGTCGGACGCGGCCTGGGCCTGCCGGAAAGCATTTTCACCCGGATGCCCTTTCCCGGTCCGGCCCTGGCGGCCCGCGTCATCGGCGAAGCCACGCCCGCCCGCATCGCCCTGGTCAGAAAAGCGACCGCCATTGCCGAAGCGGCCCTCAAGGATGTAAAGGCGTTTCAATGCCTGGCCATTCTGCACGAAGACCGGGTCACCGGCATGCGGGACAACCGCCGCGTTTTCGGCAACCAGATTGAAATCCGCTGCTGGGACAGCCTGGACGCGCGCAAGGCCAGACCGACCCGGCTGCCTTATCCGGTTCTGGAACGTATCGCCGCCAGAATCACCAGAGACATACCGGAAGTGGTCAGCGTGACCTATAACATTACGTCCAAACCCACCTCAACTATTGAGGCGGTTTAG
- a CDS encoding peptide chain release factor 3: protein MENLTDKNSLQEIGRRRTFGIISHPDAGKTTLTEKLLLFGGAIQMAGTIKARKANRYATSDWMQIERERGISVTSSVMQFDYRDFALNLLDTPGHQDFSEDTYRVLTAVDSAVMVIDSGKGVETQTRKLMAVCRMRNTPILTFINKLDREGIKPLDIMADIEETLQIECAPLTWPIGMGASFRGIYNLYEKTLTLYDAGQKPVAGGGLRIDDLADPRLDEILGSQAEELREDVALLEGATDPFNMEDFLKGSQTPVFFGSAINNFGVQELLDTFVEVAPGPLPRPTHSRTVHPDEKAFSGFVFKVQANMDPAHRDRIAFLRVCSGRFQRGMWVRHHRTGKDLCIANPITFMARSRSLVEEAWPGDIIGIHNHGTIMIGDTFTEKEPLTFTGIPKFAPELFRRVRLKSPLKAKQLRKGITQLVEEGAVQMFRPLIGNDIILGAVGLLQFDVTMARLKDEYGVDADYEAVEYTTARWVESDDKSRLADFESERRSDLALDLEGNLTCLSRSEWQMDYLIKQWPELKFFKTREIHLPDAD, encoded by the coding sequence ATGGAAAATCTGACGGATAAAAACAGCCTCCAGGAAATCGGCCGCCGGCGGACCTTCGGCATTATCAGCCATCCGGACGCGGGTAAGACCACCCTGACCGAGAAGCTGCTTTTATTCGGGGGCGCCATCCAGATGGCCGGCACCATCAAGGCCCGCAAGGCCAACCGCTACGCCACCAGCGACTGGATGCAGATCGAGCGGGAGAGGGGCATTTCCGTAACCAGTTCGGTGATGCAGTTTGATTACCGGGATTTTGCCCTCAACTTGCTGGACACGCCCGGTCACCAGGATTTCTCCGAAGACACCTACCGGGTGCTGACGGCCGTGGACAGCGCCGTCATGGTCATCGACAGCGGCAAGGGCGTGGAGACCCAGACCCGGAAACTGATGGCGGTCTGCCGCATGCGCAACACGCCGATCCTGACCTTCATCAATAAGCTGGACCGGGAGGGCATAAAGCCCCTGGACATCATGGCGGACATCGAGGAAACCCTGCAGATCGAGTGCGCCCCCCTGACCTGGCCCATCGGCATGGGCGCCAGTTTCCGGGGGATTTATAACCTCTATGAAAAAACGCTGACCCTGTATGACGCCGGCCAGAAACCCGTCGCCGGCGGAGGATTGCGCATCGACGACCTGGCCGATCCCCGCCTGGACGAGATCCTGGGAAGTCAGGCCGAAGAACTGCGGGAAGATGTCGCCCTGCTGGAGGGCGCCACCGACCCGTTTAACATGGAAGACTTTCTCAAGGGCAGCCAGACGCCGGTGTTCTTCGGCAGCGCCATCAACAATTTCGGCGTTCAGGAACTATTGGATACCTTCGTGGAGGTGGCCCCCGGACCCCTGCCGCGCCCGACTCACTCCCGCACCGTCCATCCCGACGAAAAGGCTTTTTCCGGCTTTGTCTTCAAGGTCCAGGCCAACATGGACCCGGCCCACCGGGATCGCATCGCCTTTCTGCGCGTTTGTTCCGGTCGTTTCCAGCGGGGCATGTGGGTGCGTCATCATCGAACCGGCAAGGACCTGTGCATCGCCAACCCCATCACCTTCATGGCCCGCAGCCGTTCCCTGGTGGAGGAGGCCTGGCCCGGCGACATCATCGGCATTCATAACCACGGCACCATCATGATCGGCGACACCTTCACGGAAAAGGAGCCGCTGACGTTTACGGGGATACCGAAATTCGCCCCGGAGCTTTTCCGCCGCGTACGGCTCAAATCCCCCCTCAAGGCCAAACAGCTGCGCAAGGGAATCACCCAGCTGGTGGAGGAGGGGGCGGTGCAGATGTTCCGGCCCCTGATCGGCAACGATATCATCCTGGGGGCGGTGGGCCTGTTGCAGTTCGACGTCACCATGGCCCGCCTTAAGGACGAATATGGCGTGGACGCCGATTATGAGGCGGTGGAGTACACCACCGCCCGCTGGGTGGAAAGCGACGACAAGTCCCGGCTGGCCGATTTTGAAAGTGAGCGTCGCTCCGACCTGGCCCTGGACCTGGAGGGCAACCTCACCTGCCTCTCCCGGAGCGAATGGCAGATGGATTATCTGATCAAGCAGTGGCCGGAACTAAAGTTTTTCAAGACCCGGGAGATTCACCTGCCGGACGCTGATTAG
- a CDS encoding DEAD/DEAH box helicase, with the protein MTEEQNNDSASPAEEPDSTDQPAEADSDSDADPWRLSQFKVPAEPGKTRFHDFDLPETLMHAIYDLGFAYCTPIQAAILPSTLDGQDAFGRAQTGTGKTAAFLITILTRLRNNPIPGKRKPGTPRALILAPTRELVVQISEEARQLAKYERINIFPVFGGMDFKQQRKQLTGQPADIIVATPGRLLDFFQRRLLMLDRVEILVIDEADRMLDMGFIPDVRRIIYATPRKDIRQTMLFSATLTDAVTRLAANWTRDPVQVSIEPEQVAVDSVDQIVYIVTSDNKFALLYNIIVQQDLKRVLVFCNRKDTVVRLADRLKRHGLKCETLTGDVPQEKRSRRLAEFKSGRIRVLVATDVVARGIHIEDMDHVINFNLPQDPEDYVHRIGRTGRAGSAGTSISFADERESFYIVDIEDFMARPLPCIEPDENWLELPEPNAPKKRAGRKRRSRGRGADAEKRGGPNQRPAGESPGS; encoded by the coding sequence ATGACCGAGGAACAGAACAACGACAGTGCATCTCCGGCGGAAGAACCTGATTCGACGGATCAGCCCGCCGAGGCGGATTCCGATTCCGATGCCGACCCGTGGCGGCTTTCACAATTCAAGGTTCCGGCCGAGCCGGGGAAAACCCGTTTTCATGATTTTGATCTTCCCGAAACCCTGATGCATGCCATTTATGACCTGGGATTTGCCTACTGTACACCTATCCAGGCCGCCATTCTGCCCAGCACCCTGGACGGGCAGGACGCTTTCGGCCGGGCCCAGACCGGAACCGGCAAGACGGCCGCCTTTCTGATTACTATCCTGACCCGACTGCGAAACAACCCCATCCCGGGTAAACGAAAACCGGGAACTCCCCGGGCCCTGATCCTGGCCCCCACCCGGGAACTGGTTGTGCAGATTTCCGAAGAGGCGCGGCAACTGGCGAAATATGAACGGATCAACATCTTCCCGGTGTTCGGCGGCATGGATTTTAAACAGCAGCGGAAGCAACTCACCGGGCAGCCGGCGGACATCATCGTGGCCACGCCGGGCCGGTTGCTGGATTTTTTCCAGCGCCGCCTGCTGATGCTCGACAGGGTGGAAATCCTGGTCATCGACGAAGCCGACCGGATGCTGGACATGGGGTTCATTCCCGACGTCCGCCGGATCATCTACGCCACCCCCCGGAAAGACATCCGCCAGACCATGCTGTTCAGCGCCACGCTGACCGACGCCGTCACCCGGCTGGCCGCCAACTGGACCCGCGACCCGGTCCAGGTGTCCATCGAACCGGAGCAGGTGGCGGTCGACTCCGTCGACCAGATCGTATACATCGTCACCAGCGACAACAAATTCGCCCTGCTGTACAATATCATCGTCCAGCAGGATCTGAAGCGGGTACTGGTTTTCTGCAACCGCAAGGACACGGTCGTGCGGCTGGCCGACAGACTGAAGCGGCATGGACTGAAATGCGAAACACTTACCGGCGACGTGCCCCAGGAAAAGCGATCCCGGCGGCTGGCGGAATTCAAGTCCGGCCGGATCCGCGTGCTGGTGGCCACCGATGTCGTGGCCCGGGGCATCCACATCGAGGACATGGACCACGTCATCAACTTCAACCTGCCCCAGGATCCGGAGGACTATGTCCACCGCATCGGCCGGACCGGCCGGGCCGGGTCGGCCGGCACATCGATCAGTTTCGCCGACGAACGGGAGTCCTTTTATATTGTCGATATCGAGGATTTCATGGCCCGCCCCCTGCCCTGCATCGAGCCGGATGAAAACTGGCTGGAGCTGCCCGAACCCAACGCCCCTAAAAAACGGGCCGGGCGAAAGCGAAGGTCCCGGGGCCGCGGCGCCGACGCCGAAAAGCGCGGCGGTCCTAATCAGCGTCCGGCAGGTGAATCTCCCGGGTCTTGA